A window from Drosophila subobscura isolate 14011-0131.10 chromosome O, UCBerk_Dsub_1.0, whole genome shotgun sequence encodes these proteins:
- the LOC117898552 gene encoding solute carrier family 25 member 45 isoform X2, translated as MGGMFFPFISTGAINSLLFGIYGNHLRQLRKVCHSDYQREQLEYHNMFLAGSVAGFVQSFIACPMELIKVRLQTQCYYNDYLYGQRRTAFGTFKRIIKADGLSGLYRGLLPMMCRDVLPYGIYMLAYRQGVDYLNKRDFVRKRRSHPDGSNVNLLITTLAGAWAGVISWVCVIPFDVVKTLMQADENHKFRGIFHCVKVNYRAYGWRSIFRGSWMLVARAVPFNAATFLGYEYALEWCQMYDKGTLVASD; from the exons ATGGG GGGTATGTTCTTCCCGTTCATCTCGACGGGCGCCATCAATTCGCTGCTATTTGGGATCTATGGCAACCATTTGCGGCAGCTGCGAAAGGTGTGCCACAGCGACTACCAGCGTGAGCAGCTGGAGTACCACAATATGTTCCTCGCCGGCTCAGTGGCCGGATTCGTGCAGTCCTTCATCGCATGTCCCATGGAGCTGATAAAGGTTCGACTGCAGACGCAATGCT ATTATAATGACTACCTTTATGGCCAGCGACGCACAGCCTTTGGCACATTCAAGAGGATAATCAAGGCTGACGGCCTCTCCGGTCTCTATCGCGGTCTCCTGCCCATGATGTGTCG CGATGTCCTGCCTTATGGCATCTATATGCTGGCCTACCGCCAGGGCGTCGACTACCTGAACAAACGGGACTTTGTGCGCAAGCGGCGCAGTCATCCGGATGGCTCGAATGTGAATCTGCTGATCACCACATTGGCCGGCGCCTGGGCTGGGGTTATCTCTTGGGTTTGTGTCATTCCATTCGATGTCGTGAAGACGCTGATGCAGGCCGACGAGAATCACAAATTCCGCGGCATCTTCCACTGTGTGAAGGTCAACTACAGAGCCTACGGCTGGAGGAGCATCTTCCGCGGCAGCTGGATGCTGGTGGCTCGGGCGGTGCCCTTTAATGCGGCCACCTTCTTGGGGTACGAATACGCGCTGGAGTGGTGTCAGATGTATGATAAAGGGACCTTAGTTGCAAGTGATTAA
- the LOC117898552 gene encoding solute carrier family 25 member 45 isoform X1, producing MQLVAAVAKCSRTQSEKNQFSKVATSLLASSLMKWENYCDFVAGCFGGACGVLVAHPLDTIKVWQQASNSSVQTAIHQIYRRNNGINGFYRGMFFPFISTGAINSLLFGIYGNHLRQLRKVCHSDYQREQLEYHNMFLAGSVAGFVQSFIACPMELIKVRLQTQCYYNDYLYGQRRTAFGTFKRIIKADGLSGLYRGLLPMMCRDVLPYGIYMLAYRQGVDYLNKRDFVRKRRSHPDGSNVNLLITTLAGAWAGVISWVCVIPFDVVKTLMQADENHKFRGIFHCVKVNYRAYGWRSIFRGSWMLVARAVPFNAATFLGYEYALEWCQMYDKGTLVASD from the exons ATGCAGTTGGTCGCTGCCGTCGCCAAGTGCAGTCGAACGCAAAGcgagaaaaatcaattttcaaaagTTGCCACCAGCCTCCTGGCATCATCCTTGATGAAGTGGGAAAACTATTGTGATTTCGTGGCTGGATGTTTTGGTG GTGCCTGCGGCGTGTTGGTGGCTCATCCGCTAGACACAATCAAGGTATGGCAGCAGGCATCCAACTCCTCCGTCCAGACGGCCATCCATCAGATCTACAGGCGCAACAATGGG ATCAACGGTTTCTACAGGGGTATGTTCTTCCCGTTCATCTCGACGGGCGCCATCAATTCGCTGCTATTTGGGATCTATGGCAACCATTTGCGGCAGCTGCGAAAGGTGTGCCACAGCGACTACCAGCGTGAGCAGCTGGAGTACCACAATATGTTCCTCGCCGGCTCAGTGGCCGGATTCGTGCAGTCCTTCATCGCATGTCCCATGGAGCTGATAAAGGTTCGACTGCAGACGCAATGCT ATTATAATGACTACCTTTATGGCCAGCGACGCACAGCCTTTGGCACATTCAAGAGGATAATCAAGGCTGACGGCCTCTCCGGTCTCTATCGCGGTCTCCTGCCCATGATGTGTCG CGATGTCCTGCCTTATGGCATCTATATGCTGGCCTACCGCCAGGGCGTCGACTACCTGAACAAACGGGACTTTGTGCGCAAGCGGCGCAGTCATCCGGATGGCTCGAATGTGAATCTGCTGATCACCACATTGGCCGGCGCCTGGGCTGGGGTTATCTCTTGGGTTTGTGTCATTCCATTCGATGTCGTGAAGACGCTGATGCAGGCCGACGAGAATCACAAATTCCGCGGCATCTTCCACTGTGTGAAGGTCAACTACAGAGCCTACGGCTGGAGGAGCATCTTCCGCGGCAGCTGGATGCTGGTGGCTCGGGCGGTGCCCTTTAATGCGGCCACCTTCTTGGGGTACGAATACGCGCTGGAGTGGTGTCAGATGTATGATAAAGGGACCTTAGTTGCAAGTGATTAA
- the LOC117898551 gene encoding serine/threonine-protein phosphatase 2A 56 kDa regulatory subunit epsilon isoform, translating into MSSGGTFVDRIDPFAKRSLKKKGKKSQGSSRYRNSQDVELQQLPPLKADCSSLEQEELFIRKLRQCCVSFDFMDPVTDLKGKEIKRAALNDLSTYITHGRGVLTEPVYPEIIRMISCNLFRTLPPSENPDFDPEEDDPTLEASWPHLQLVYEVFLRFLESQDFQATIGKRVIDQKFVLQLLELFDSEDPRERDFLKTVLHRIYGKFLGLRAFIRKQINNIFLRFIYETEHFNGVGELLEILGSIINGFALPLKAEHKQFLVKVLLPLHKVKCLSLYHAQLAYCIVQFLEKDPFLTEPVVRGLLKFWPKTCSQKEVMFLGEIEEILDVIDPPQFVKIQEPLFRQIAKCVSSPHFQVAERALYLWNNEYAMSLIEENNAVIMPIMFPALYRISKEHWNQTIVALVYNVLKTFMEMNSKLFDELTSSYKAERQKEKKRERDREELWKKLHELESNRSNGRTAGGSAAANASNSASSSNAAASTSSQLQPPTSSTAAINSHQQQQSNSSSSGSLSSGGAGGDNNPATTNAKIKQEKAADN; encoded by the exons ATGTCATCGGGGGGCACGTTTGTGGATCGAATCGACCCGTTCGCCAAACGTTCACTCAAAAAAAAGGGTAAAAAGAGTCAAGGTTCCTCGCGCTACAGAAATTCACAGGATGTTGAGTTGCAGCAATTGCCGCCGCTAAAAG CCGATTGCTCCAGCCTCGAACAGGAGGAGCTGTTTATACGAAAGTTGCGTCAGTGTTGCGTATCATTTGACTTTATGGATCCCGTTACGGACTTGAAGGGCAAGGAAATCAAGCGGGCGGCACTCAATGATCTATCCACCTATATAACGCATGGGCGCGGTGTGCTTACGGAACCGGTCTATCCGGAAATAATACGCATG ATTTCTTGCAACTTATTTCGCACACTGCCGCCCAGCGAGAATCCGGACTTTGATCCCGAGGAGGATGATCCAACATTGGAGGCCTCCTGGCCACACCTTCAGCTGGTGTATGAGGTGTTCTTACGCTTCCTGGAATCACAGGATTTCCAAGCAACCATTGGCAAGCGTGTGATCGATCAGAAGTTTGTCTTGCAG CTCTTGGAACTGTTCGACTCTGAGGATCCACGTGAGCGTGACTTTCTCAAGACGGTGTTGCATCGCATCTATGGGAAGTTCTTAGGATTACGCGCTTTTATacgaaaacaaatcaataacATATTCTTGCGATTCATCTACGAGACGGAGCATTTCAATGGTGTGGGCGAACTGTTGGAAATACTCGGCAG CATCATCAATGGCTTTGCCTTGCCACTGAAGGCCGAGCATAAACAGTTTTTGGTCAAGGTTCTGTTGCCGCTGCACAAAGTCAAATGCCTATCGCTATATCATGCACAGTTGGCATATTGTATTGTACAATTCCTAGAGAAGGATCCATTCCTTACCGAGCCGGTGGTGCGGGGCCTGCTCAAATTCTGGCCAAAGACGTGTTCCCAAAAGGAGGTCATGTTCTTGGGCGAAATTGAGGAGATACTCGATGTGATCGATCCGCCGCAGTTTGTCAAGATACAGGAGCCGCTCTTCCGGCAGATTGCCAAATGTGTCTCGAGTCCACATTTTCAG GTTGCTGAACGCGCTCTATATCTGTGGAATAATGAGTATGCCATGTCGCTGATTGAGGAGAACAATGCGGTGATTATGCCCATCATGTTCCCGGCTCTTTATCGCATCAGCAAGGAGCACTGGAACCAGACCATTGTGGCGCTCGTCTATAATGTATTGAAAACATTCATGGAAATGAATTCAAAGCTGTTCGATGAGCTCACCTCAAGCTACAAGGCGGAGAGGCAAAA GGAAAAGAAACGTGAACGCGACCGCGAGGAACTGTGGAAGAAGCTGCACGAACTCGAATCGAATCGTTCTAATGGGCGCACCGCAGGCGGCAGCGCTGCTGCGAATGCATCGAACAGCGCCTCATCATCAAACGCGGCGGCGTCCACGTCCTCCCAATTGCAGCCACCAACCAGCAGCACAGCCGCCATTAACtctcatcagcagcagcagtcgaatagcagcagcagcggcagtctgTCCAGCGGCGGCGCCGGCGGTGACAATAATCCTGCGaccacaaatgcaaaaatcaaacagGAAAAGGCGGCGGACAACtaa